The genomic DNA TCGACGCGTAATGAATTAATAGTGATGGAAATATTTGGATTTAGTCGTTTACAGATGGTTTCATCATTGATGAAAATTGCATGTCCTGTGATAATATTTGGTTTCATTATTAATGAGTATGGTTCGCCTGTTAGTGAACGTGTAGCACAGGGTTATCGTTATAAAATGATTCATAATGTATCCATACGCTCTGAATATAATAATGTATGGATTAAGGATGGATATAATTTTATTCGAATTGAGAAAATTTTTGGAGATCATGTATTATCGGGAATACATATTTATCATTTCGATAATAAAAAGTCTTTAAAATCATATCGTTATGTAACATATGCAAAATTTGTTAATAATTCTTGGGATTTGTTAGATGTTTATGAGATCATTTTTAATGATTTTAGAAAAGTCTTTGAAAAAAGTTATACTAATGGTATATGGGTGACTGTTTTAACTCCTCATTATTTGTCAATAATAATTAAATCTATATATCATTCTACTGCTTTATCGATATTTGATGTGTATGGTTGTATTCAATATTTCAGAAAAAGTGGTCAAAATATTTCTCAGTATCAGTTATTTTTTTGGAAGAAAGTATTGTTTCCAATATCTATGATAGTAATGATGTTAGTAGCTTTGTCATGTGTTTTAAGATCATTATTGCATAAATTGCATATTGGTGTTCATATTTTAATTGGCGTTATTTATAGTTTTTTTTTTATATTTTAAACGAGGTTATTTCTGCGTTGAGTTTGGTATATAGTATAATGCCAATTATTGGTGCTGTATTACCTACTATGGTGTTTTTAATTTTTAGTATGGTACAACTATATAGATTACGTTAATAATAAAAATATTTTGAATTATATTGTTTAGTTTGTTTGTTATAAATTAAAGTTGTTTATATTTTTTAGTTTATTTTTTGTTGAATGTAACAATTTTGTTAGTATTTTAAGAATTTGTATTATTAAAAGGTATTACATTGTGTATAGTGTATATAATGTATGTTAGTGGTGTTGGTGGTTTTTGTGTTAGATTTTTAGAATTGTTTTTTTTAGTGATATTAAATTATTGTGAAATTTTTATTGTTATGTATTATATATATGTTGTATGTATGTTGCATAGAAGTGTTAAATTTGTTGGAAGCATGT from Blochmannia endosymbiont of Polyrhachis (Hedomyrma) turneri includes the following:
- the lptG gene encoding LPS export ABC transporter permease LptG, encoding MYCLLDRYIGKTVFYNMIIILFILISLSSVIKFVDELRKIGQGHYGAWEAWCYVCLDILKDVERFLPMAVLLGTLLGLGIFSTRNELIVMEIFGFSRLQMVSSLMKIACPVIIFGFIINEYGSPVSERVAQGYRYKMIHNVSIRSEYNNVWIKDGYNFIRIEKIFGDHVLSGIHIYHFDNKKSLKSYRYVTYAKFVNNSWDLLDVYEIIFNDFRKVFEKSYTNGIWVTVLTPHYLSIIIKSIYHSTALSIFDVYGCIQYFRKSGQNISQYQLFFWKKVLFPISMIVMMLVALSCVLRSLLHKLHIGVHILIGVIYSFFFIF